One Clupea harengus chromosome 11, Ch_v2.0.2, whole genome shotgun sequence DNA window includes the following coding sequences:
- the LOC105905514 gene encoding retinoic acid receptor RXR-beta-A-like, which translates to MSSHPHTTAADSSPVSSLDSPLSVTSSSLGSPCGPATPSSSCGPISNPEINSSVSISGLHAVSSSDDVKPPYGLKSLSAHSPGPMLSQKRMCAICGDRSSGKHYGVHSCEGCKGFFKRTVRKDLSYTCRDQKDCVVDKRQRNRCQYCRYQKCLATGMRREAVQEERQRSREREGELEYSRAVNEEMPVEQILEAEMAAERKTALTDGSGTGSASDPVTNICHAADKQLYALVEWAKRVPHFSDLPLDDQVILLRAGWNELLIASFSHRSVGVKDGILLATDLHVSRETAHTAGVETIFDRESAHSAEVGAILDRVLTELVSKMRDMQMDKTELGCLRAIVLFNPDAKGLTSTSEVELLRERVYASLEAYCKQKYPEAQGRFAKLLLRLPALRSIGLKCLEHLFFFKLIGDTPIETFLMEMLEAPHRLT; encoded by the exons ATGAGCTCCCATCCGCATACCACTGCGGCAGACAGCAGCCCTGTCAGCTCCCTGGATTCTCCCCTCTCTGTTACAAGTTCATCACTTGGCTCACCCTGTGGTCCAGCAACACCTTCATCGAGTTGTGGACCAATAAGTAACCCAGAG ATAAACTCTTCAGTGAGCATCTCAGGGCTGCATGCAGTCAGCAGCTCTGATGATGTTAAGCCTCCATATGGCCTGAAGTCGTTGTCAGCCCACAGCCCTGGGCCTATGCTATCCCAGAAGCGCATGTGCGCCATCTGTGGGGACCGATCTTCAG GCAAACACTATGGGGTGCACAGCTGTGAGGGATGTAAGGGCTTTTTCAAGCGCACCGTGCGAAAGGACCTGAGCTACACCTGCCGGGACCAGAAGGATTGTGTGGTAGACAAGCGCCAGCGCAACCGCTGCCAGTATTGCCGCTACCAGAAGTGCCTGGCCACGGGCATGAGAAGAGAAG CGGTGCAGGAGGAAAGGCAGCGCAGTAGGGAGCGTGAGGGGGAACTCGAGTACAGTCGCGCCGTCAACGAGGAGATGCCGGTAGAACAGATCTTAGAGGCCGAGATGGCGGCAGAGCGCAAGACGGCTCTTACCGATGGCTCAGGTACCGGCTCG gCCAGCGATCCCGTCACCAACATCTGCCATGCTGCAGACAAGCAGCTCTATGCCCTAGTGGAGTGGGCCAAGAGGGTCCCCCACTTCTCCGACCTCCCTCTGGACGACCAGGTCATCCTGCTGCGAGCAG GATGGAATGAGCTTCTGATTGCTTCCTTCTCTCATCGCTCTGTGGGGGTGAAAGATGGAATTCTGTTGGCTACTGATCTGCATGTGTCCAGAGAGACTGCTCACACTGCGGGGGTGGAAACCATCTTTGACAG GGAGAGTGCCCACAGTGCTGAAGTGGGAGCCATACTTGACCG TGTGTTGACCGAGTTGGTCAGTAAGATGAGAGATATGCAGATGGACAAAACTGAGCTCGGCTGTCTCCGGGCAATCGTCCTCTTTAACCCAG ATGCTAAAGGCCTGACCAGCACGAGCGAGGTGGAGCTCCTCAGGGAGAGGGTGTACGCATCACTAGAGGCCTACTGCAAGCAGAAATACCCTGAGGCACAGGGCAG GTTTGCCAAGCTGCTGCTGAGACTGCCTGCCCTGCGCTCCATCGGCCTGAAGTGTCTGGAGCACCTGTTTTTCTTTAAGCTCATCGGGGACACCCCTATTGAAACTTTCCTCATGGAGATGCTGGAGGCCCCCCACCGGCTCACATAA